A window of the Sabethes cyaneus chromosome 1, idSabCyanKW18_F2, whole genome shotgun sequence genome harbors these coding sequences:
- the LOC128746061 gene encoding uncharacterized protein LOC128746061: MTVTDESLEEVEALGTESIRRVESWTQNAKLQIAHHKTEILLVSSRRAVQQVAIAVGEHTLTPNRELMHLGVLIVNQLKFNSHVDCACEKVTKAISALSMSNNFGPSSSKRRLLASVSSSMLRYGGPAWITVLPNATERS; this comes from the coding sequence atGACGGTTACAGACGAATCGCTAGAGGAAGTGGAGGCGTTGGGCACTGAGTCAATCCGCAGAGTGGAGAGTTGGACGCAGAACGCGAAACTTCAAATagcgcaccataaaacggagatactacTGGTCAGTAGTCGGAGAGCAGTCCAACAGGTGGCGATTGCCGTCGGAGAACATACCTTAACCCCAAATCGCGAATTGATGCACCTCGGTGTGTTGATCGTCAATCAGCTAAAATTCAACAGTCACGTTGACTGCGCATGCGAAAAGGTAACAAAAGCCATCAGTGCACTGTCCATGTCGAATAACTTTGGACCAAGCAGTAGCAAGAGGCGCCTCTTAGCCAGTGTATCATCGTCGATGCTGCGGTATGGCGGACCAGCCTGGATTACAGTGCTCCCCAACGCAACCGAGCGAAGCTGA